From Nymphalis io chromosome 10, ilAglIoxx1.1, whole genome shotgun sequence, a single genomic window includes:
- the LOC126771342 gene encoding spermidine synthase, with translation MDTIKKNWFTESCEMWPGSTFSFEVKEVLHQERSQFQEIQVFDTTSLGKVLVLDGIIQCTQKDEFSYQEMISFLPLCCHKNPEKVLIVGGGDGGVARDVAKHPKVKEIVQVEIDAKVIEVSKKYLPFMAIGFESKKLTLHVGDGFEFMKNHSHEFDVIITDSSDPIGPAVNLFQENYFALMKSALKPNGIVCSQAGTFWDSMNLVKNTLRFCKNQFPIAAYATTSVPTYPCGQIGFVIGSLDESVKLDQPTTKFSHEEIKNMNLRYYNSDVHKAAFSLPSFVKNEIET, from the exons ATGGACACCATAAAGAAAAATTGGTTTACAGAATCTTGTGAAATGTGGCCTGGAAGCACATTCTCATTTGAAGTAAAAGAAGTTCTGCACCAGGAAAGATCCCAGTTCCAAGAGATCCAAGTCTTTGATACCACAAGCCTCGGAAAAGTCCTTGTGTTGGATGGAATTATTCAATGCACACAGAAAGATGAATTCTCTTATCAA GAGATGATATCGTTCCTGCCTCTTTGTTGTCATAAAAATCCAGAGAAGGTGCTCATAGTGGGTGGTGGAGATGGTGGTGTCGCCAGGGATGTAGCAAAACATCCCAAAGTGAAGGAAATTGTACag GTGGAAATCGACGCAAAAGTTATAGAAGTCTCTAAGAAGTACCTTCCATTCATGGCTATCGGTTTTGAAAGCAAAAAGCTGACGCTACACGTGGGGGATGGCTTTGAATTTATGAAAAACCATAGTCACGAATTCGACGTTATCATAACAGACAGCAGCGATCCTATTGGGCCTGCGGTCAATCTATTCCAAGAAAATTATTTCGCATTAATGAAAAGTGCATTAAAACCCAATGGTATAGTTTGTTCCCAAGCGGGTACCTTTTGGGACAGTatgaatttagttaaaaatacacTCCGTTTTTGCAAAAATCAATTCCCAATCGCTGCGTACGCGACGACTTCAGTTCCGACATATCCGTGCGGTCAAATCGGCTTCGTGATTGGCTCTTTGGATGAAAGCGTTAAACTTGACCAACCAACAACGAAATTCTCGCacgaagaaataaaaaatatgaatttgagGTACTATAACAGTGACGTCCATAAAGCTGCGTTCTCACTTCCGTCTTTTGTTAAGAACGAAATTGAAACTTAA